A window of Nonomuraea angiospora genomic DNA:
GACCCGGTCACCGTGTGGCCCGGGCCTGAACGTCCGCACCGATCCTTCCGTCGGAAAGGTCATGACACGTCACCGTGTACTTCTCGCCGCCCTGCCGCTGTCCGCCGTCCTCCTGACCACCGCCTGCGGCGCAACAGGCACGATCGCCTCCGACGCGCCCGAACCGAGGTCCGAAGCCCAGGCGCGGCCGGGGTTACGCGCGGGCAGCGTCGACGACAATGCCGCCTTCACCGCCTACCTGGACTACCGCAAGAAGTTCGCCGACGGCGACCAGGAGGTGCGCGACGCCGATGTCAGCGGGCGCAGGATCGTGACCGTGACGGACCGGCGCGGCCGGCCGCTGTTCGGCGCCACCGTACAGGCTGGGGATCAGCGGGCCCGCACCTACGCCGACGGACGCGCGCTGATCTTCGGTGACGGCCGGATCACCGTCTCGTACGGCGGGGCCACCGCCGCGGCCACCGGCCACGCGCCCAAGGTCAAGCTGCCCGTCACCGCGCCGCAGGGCCGGGCCAGGCTGCAGGTGCTGTTCCTCATCGACACCACCGGCTCGATGGGCGACGAGATCGGCCGCCTGACCGCCAGCGTCGACTCGGTCGCCGCACGCATCGCCAAGCTGTCGGCGGGGCCCGAGCTGGAGCTCGGCATGACCCTCTACCGCGACAAGGGCGACGAGTACGTTACCAGGACCACCGACTTCACCGCCGACGTGGGAACGTTCCGCGAGCAGCTCACCGCGGTGCGGGCCGAAGGCGGCGGCGACACCCCCGAGGACCTGAACGCGGCGCTCGCCGAGGCGCTGGCCAAGCCGGCCTGGCGCGAGGACGCCGTCAAGCTGGTCTTCCTCATCGCCGACGCCCCGCCGCACCTCGACTACGACGGGCCGGACTACCTGACCGAGGCCCGCCGGGCCGCCGAACGCGGCATCAAGATCGAGCCGATCGCCTCGTCGGGCCTGGACGACCAGGGCGAGTACATCTACCGCCAGCTCGCCCAGCTCACCATGGGCCGCTTCACCTTCCTCACGTACGGGGCCGACGGCGTCTCGCCGGGCGACAAGACCGAGCATCACGTCTCGGAGTACGCCGTGCTGGCCCTGGACGACCTGGTGGTCAAGCTGGTCGCCGACGAGCTGAAGGGGTTCCGGCAGTAACTGCGCTGGACCGCCGACCTACGGCGCCGCCCAGCCGGCGCAGCACGCTGCTGCGCCGGCTGGGCGGCTCGCGCCAGGCCCTTTCATGACACGCCCGGCCAGGCTTGACTATCGCGCGGTGTATCCACCGTCGACCGGAAGCGCGACTCCGGTGACGAAGCTCGCGCCGGGGCCGCACAGCCAGAGAACGGCCGAGGCGATCTCCTCGGCCCTGCCGAGCCGTGCCATCGGCGTGGCGGCGAGGGCAGCGTCCATGTCCAGTTCCCCGGCGTCGATCATGCGCTCGACCATGGGGGTGTCAATGGTGCCGGGGCAGACAGCGTTGATCCGCACACCACGAGGGGCGTACTCCAGAGCCGCGCTCTTGGTCAGGCCGACGATGCCGTGCTTCGTCGCGTCATAGGAAGCGCGTCGTGCGTCCCCGACGAGTCCGGCGAGCGAGGAGCAGTTGACGATCGCGCCGGAGCCCTGGCGCCGCATCCGGGCCAGCTCGTGCTTCATGCACGCCCAGACGCCGCGCAGGTTGACGGCCATGACGCTGTCGAACGCCTCGGCCGGCTCGTCCGCGGCGTCGGAGTCCGGGATCATGATTCCGGCGTTGTTGAACGCCATGTCGAGCCGCCCGAACTCATCGACGGTCCTGTCCACAGCGGCGGCGACCTGCCGCTCGTCGGATACATCGCAGGCAAGGGGGAGGACTTGGCAGCCTCGCTCGGAGAGCTCTCGCGCGGCCTTCTCGACGGCGTCCTGATTGATGTCGGTGAGCACGACGGATGCGCCTGCCGCGGCGAACGCTCGCGCGGTGGCCGCTCCCATGCCCGCGGCGGCGCCTGTCACCATGGCTACCTGGCCGCTGAAGTCGTACGTCAACGTCATAGGAACTTCCTTTCCCTCTGTGGTGTGCGTTCGCACCGAGGTCGAGACCGATCGGAGAGCGGCAGCCGGCCCAGCCGGTCCTCGGACAGCCCGGCCTCGCGCAGGAGGCGCAGGTGTTCGTCGTGGGTGCGCCGCCGCGACGGCCTCTGACGGTCCGGCAGCCAGAGGGGCGACCGGGGTTGGGTGCGTTACGGATCGGGTCAGAGCAGTGCTTCGGCGGTGATGGGCAGTTCGCGGATCCGGCGGCCGGTGGCGTTGAAGACCGCGTTGGCGATCGCGGGCGCCACGCCGATGTGGACGAGCTCGCCCAGCCCTTTGACACCGAGCGGGTCGGCTTCGCGGTCCTCGCCGTCCAGGTAGATGGTCTTGATGTCCGGAACGTCGGCGTTGACGGGGACGAGGTAGTCGGCGAGGTTGGCGTTGACGATGCGGCCGTCGCGGTGGTCGGTGACCGTGTGTTCCAGCAGGGCTGTGCCGATGCCGCCCACGATGCCGCCGATCGCCTGGCTGTGGGCGAGTTTGGGGCTGATGATGCGGCCGGCGTCGTACACGCCGAGCATGCGCCGCACCCGTACGAGGCCCAGCGTCGCGTCGACGGCGACCTCGGCGAAGGTGGCGTTGTAGGCGTAGTAGGAGTGCCGTTCGGCCCCGGACGGGCGGGAGAAGGAGCCGAGAGCTTCGAGGTGGGTGCGGTTGTTGCGGGCCAGGAGCTGCCGGTACGTCTCGCCGCGCGCGGGATCGTCCTTGACGTGCATCCGGCCGTCGCGGACGACGACGTCCTGTGCGGCCGCCCCGTACAGCGGCGACCGGCGGTCCTCGACGGCCAGCTTGATCGCCTGCTGTCGCACCTGGTCGCACCCGTCGAGGACGGCGGAGCCGACGCTGGCCATGGTCATCGAGCCGCCGTGCGGTGGGGTCGGTGGGAACAGTGAGTCGCCCAGCCGGAAGGTCACCGCGCCCATGGTCAGCCCGAGGGCGTCGGCGGCGACCTGGGTCTGCGAGGTGTAGGTGCCCGGCCCCATGTCACTGGCGGCCGCCTCGACCGTGGCGGTGCCGTCGGCGTTCAGCCGGGCCCGGGCCTGGGCCGTGTTGCGCTGTGTTTCGTACAGGCCGGCGGCCATGCCCATGCCGATCAGCCAGTCGCCCTCACGGCGGGAGCGTGGCTCGGGACGGCGGCGGTCCCAGCCGAACTCGCGGGCGCCGACGGTGTAGCACTCGCGCAGCCGGCGGGTGGAGAACGGCAGCCCGTTGGACTCGTCCTCGGCCGGTTCGTTGCGCCGGCGCAGCTCGATCGGGTCGAGGCCGAGCTGGTGGGCGAGTTCGTCCATGGCTGACTCGATGACGAAGGACGCCGTCGCGAAGCCTGGGCCGCGCATCCACAGCGGCGTGTTCACATCCAGCGGCACCGTCCGGTAGGCCTGCGAGACGTTGGGCATGCTGTAGAGCATTTGTCCCGCGGGCATGATGGTCTCGGTGAACTTCTCGTACGAGGAGGTCTCGGCGTCCATCTCGTGGGCCATGGCGGTCAGGCGTCCCCGACGGTCGCTGCCCAGGCGCAGGCGGTATTCGTAGGAGGGCCGGAAGCCGGTGCCGAAGTACATCTGCCTGCGGCTCAGGACGACCTTCACCGGACGGGCCATCACTCGGGCGGCCAGCGCGGCGACGACCACGTGCGGCCAGCACCGCAGCCCGGAGCCGAAAGCACCGCCGACGAACGGGGAGATGACCCGCACCGCCTGCGCCGGGATGCCGAACACGGCGGCGAGCTCGTTCTGCGTGCCCACGACCCACTGGGTCTTGTCCCACACGGTGAGCCTGGGGCCGCTCCAGCGGGCGATGGCGGCGTGCGGCTCCATCGGGTTGTGATGGTTGCGCGCCGTCCGGTAGGTCAGGTCCATCCGTACGGCCGCGGAACGTAGAGCGGCTTCGGCATCGCCGCGCGCATAGCGCGTCGGCTCGTCGGCTTCGGCCTCGCGTAGATCGGTCGAGGACCGCTCGGCGTCGTAGCCGACCTCGACCAGGCTCGCGCCGTGCTGCGCGGCCTGCAGGGTGGTGGCCACCACGACGGCGACCGGCTGACCGTGGAAGAGCACCCGGTCGTCCTGGAAGACCCGCAGCCGCCGCCCGGGCGGGTTGTTCGACCCGGCGTTGTCACGGTACGGCAGCTTCGGCGCGTCGCGGTGACTGATCACCCGCAGCACCCCCGGGTGGGCCAGGGCGGCGCGGGTGTCGATCGAGGTGATGCGTCCACGGCCGATGCCGCTGTCGACGATGGCCGCGTACACGACGCCATCGACGTCGTGCTCGGCGGCGTACAACGCCTTGCCCGTCACCTTCAGCCGCCCGTCCACCCGGGACAGCGGCGCACCCACGGCTGCCTGTGGCTGAGGGCTCACTTCATACCTCCCACGATGCGAAGCTGACGTTCGACGGTGCGCTTGAGCAGTTCGATCTTGAATCGGTTGTGGCGCAGCGGCCGGGCCCCGTCGGCGGCCCGCACGGCGGCCTCGGCCCACAGCGCCTCGGACGGCCGCTCGCCGACGAGCAGGCGCTCGACGGCGGGCAGCTTCCACGGCACGGCGCCCACGCCTCCGGCGGCGACCTTCGCCGCGCGGATCACCCCGCCGCGCACGTGCAGGGCGACGGCCGCCGAGGTCAGCGCGAACTCGTACGACTGCCGGTCACGAACCTTCAGGTACCCGGACTTGAGCGGGCGCGGATGGGCCGGGATCTCGACGGCGTAGATCAGCTCGCCGGGTCGCAGGGCCTGTTCCTGGTGCGGGGTGCCACCCGGCTGCAGCAGGAAGTCGGCGAAGGCGACGCGACGTTCTCCGTCCGGGCCCAGCAGGTGCACCGTGGCCTCCAGCGCCGCGAAGGCCACGGCGACGTCGGAGGGGTGCGTGGCCACGCACTGGTCGGAAGCGCCGAGGATGGCGTGGCCGCGGTTGAAGCCGTCCAGTGCCGCGCATCCGGAGCCCGGGCGGCGCTTGTTGCACGCCGCCGTCACGTCGCGGAAGTACGTGCATCGGGTGCGCTGCATGATGTTGCCGCCGATGGTGGCCATGTTGCGCAGCTGGGCGGAGGCGCTCAGCTCCAGCGCCTGCGCCACGACCGGGTAGGTGGCGCGCACCTTGGGGTGGGCGGCGGCGTCGGCCATCGACACCAGCGCGCCGATGCGCAGCCCCCCGCCCGAGGTCGCGGTCACCTCGCGCAGCGGAAGGGCGGTGATGTCGACCAGTTCGGCGGGACGCTCGACGTTCTCGCGCATCAGGTCCACCAGAGTGGTGCCGCCGGCGATGTAGCGGCCGCCACGCCGCCCGGCGGCGAGCGCGTCGTCGACGTCGGCGACTTTGGCGTAGGAGAACGGATGCATCATGACCTCACTTCGCGCCGGCGGCCTGCTCGACCGCATTGACGATCTTCACGTAGCAGCCGCAGCGGCAGATGTTGCCGCTCATCCACTCCCGGATCTCCTCCGGCGAGCCGGCGTGCCCTTCCCGGATGCAGCCGATGCCGGACATGATCTGGCCGGGGGTGCAGTAGCCGCACTGGAAGGCGTCCTGGTCGATGAACGCCTGCTGCAACGGGTGCAGGTCGTCGTCCTCGTCCGGGGCGAGCCCCTCGATGGTGGTGACCTCGGCGCCCTCCAGCCGCACCGCCAGCGTCAGGCACGCGTTGACGCGGCGGCCGTCGACCAGGACGGTGCACGCCCCGCAGGCCCCGGCGTCGCAGCCCTTCTTCGTGCCTGTCAGCCCGAACTGTTCACGCAGCAGGTCCAGCAGCGAGGTCCGGTTGTCGATCACCGCGGCGTGCCGTTCACCGTTGACGGTCAGTGAGACGCGGCCGCTGGGCGGCGTCTCGGAGGTGGCCGCCTCGC
This region includes:
- a CDS encoding glucose 1-dehydrogenase, whose amino-acid sequence is MTYDFSGQVAMVTGAAAGMGAATARAFAAAGASVVLTDINQDAVEKAARELSERGCQVLPLACDVSDERQVAAAVDRTVDEFGRLDMAFNNAGIMIPDSDAADEPAEAFDSVMAVNLRGVWACMKHELARMRRQGSGAIVNCSSLAGLVGDARRASYDATKHGIVGLTKSAALEYAPRGVRINAVCPGTIDTPMVERMIDAGELDMDAALAATPMARLGRAEEIASAVLWLCGPGASFVTGVALPVDGGYTAR
- a CDS encoding FAD binding domain-containing protein, which encodes MMHPFSYAKVADVDDALAAGRRGGRYIAGGTTLVDLMRENVERPAELVDITALPLREVTATSGGGLRIGALVSMADAAAHPKVRATYPVVAQALELSASAQLRNMATIGGNIMQRTRCTYFRDVTAACNKRRPGSGCAALDGFNRGHAILGASDQCVATHPSDVAVAFAALEATVHLLGPDGERRVAFADFLLQPGGTPHQEQALRPGELIYAVEIPAHPRPLKSGYLKVRDRQSYEFALTSAAVALHVRGGVIRAAKVAAGGVGAVPWKLPAVERLLVGERPSEALWAEAAVRAADGARPLRHNRFKIELLKRTVERQLRIVGGMK
- a CDS encoding xanthine dehydrogenase family protein molybdopterin-binding subunit, which translates into the protein MSPQPQAAVGAPLSRVDGRLKVTGKALYAAEHDVDGVVYAAIVDSGIGRGRITSIDTRAALAHPGVLRVISHRDAPKLPYRDNAGSNNPPGRRLRVFQDDRVLFHGQPVAVVVATTLQAAQHGASLVEVGYDAERSSTDLREAEADEPTRYARGDAEAALRSAAVRMDLTYRTARNHHNPMEPHAAIARWSGPRLTVWDKTQWVVGTQNELAAVFGIPAQAVRVISPFVGGAFGSGLRCWPHVVVAALAARVMARPVKVVLSRRQMYFGTGFRPSYEYRLRLGSDRRGRLTAMAHEMDAETSSYEKFTETIMPAGQMLYSMPNVSQAYRTVPLDVNTPLWMRGPGFATASFVIESAMDELAHQLGLDPIELRRRNEPAEDESNGLPFSTRRLRECYTVGAREFGWDRRRPEPRSRREGDWLIGMGMAAGLYETQRNTAQARARLNADGTATVEAAASDMGPGTYTSQTQVAADALGLTMGAVTFRLGDSLFPPTPPHGGSMTMASVGSAVLDGCDQVRQQAIKLAVEDRRSPLYGAAAQDVVVRDGRMHVKDDPARGETYRQLLARNNRTHLEALGSFSRPSGAERHSYYAYNATFAEVAVDATLGLVRVRRMLGVYDAGRIISPKLAHSQAIGGIVGGIGTALLEHTVTDHRDGRIVNANLADYLVPVNADVPDIKTIYLDGEDREADPLGVKGLGELVHIGVAPAIANAVFNATGRRIRELPITAEALL
- a CDS encoding (2Fe-2S)-binding protein; protein product: MPPSTTADESSSTLNRRTFLAAGTAVGGAAVADGLIAGPSLAAPREAATSETPPSGRVSLTVNGERHAAVIDNRTSLLDLLREQFGLTGTKKGCDAGACGACTVLVDGRRVNACLTLAVRLEGAEVTTIEGLAPDEDDDLHPLQQAFIDQDAFQCGYCTPGQIMSGIGCIREGHAGSPEEIREWMSGNICRCGCYVKIVNAVEQAAGAK
- a CDS encoding VWA domain-containing protein; the protein is MTRHRVLLAALPLSAVLLTTACGATGTIASDAPEPRSEAQARPGLRAGSVDDNAAFTAYLDYRKKFADGDQEVRDADVSGRRIVTVTDRRGRPLFGATVQAGDQRARTYADGRALIFGDGRITVSYGGATAAATGHAPKVKLPVTAPQGRARLQVLFLIDTTGSMGDEIGRLTASVDSVAARIAKLSAGPELELGMTLYRDKGDEYVTRTTDFTADVGTFREQLTAVRAEGGGDTPEDLNAALAEALAKPAWREDAVKLVFLIADAPPHLDYDGPDYLTEARRAAERGIKIEPIASSGLDDQGEYIYRQLAQLTMGRFTFLTYGADGVSPGDKTEHHVSEYAVLALDDLVVKLVADELKGFRQ